A region of the Chroicocephalus ridibundus chromosome 1, bChrRid1.1, whole genome shotgun sequence genome:
CATAAGAAACAAACATCAGACAGCTGCAccaggctgggattttttttacaggaaaaattaaattgcagTTAAGTTGCCAAGCACAGCCTTGACACTGCGGTACGTGGCAGAGTACGTGACACACAAAGAACACATGCAAAACAACCAGAGAGCACTAATGGCAGCATCATAGCCCAGCGCGTCACCAGAGGTGTTGATCAGCCACAGACCATTTGTGATCCCTGTGCCTTGTTGAAGAATAGGGAAGAGAGGTAGGTCCAGCTGAAGCAGCACAAGGTCTAGCCCTGAAAGCACCAAGCTTTTCTTTAGGGCTAGCTAGCTTCCCTCACTGTGAGGAGTAGGGACTTCCCGCTCCAGCAGGATGTGCTTGTGCACCAAGGATGAAAATTCTTGTGGCTCCTATACGGCTCCTGAAGCGAGGCCCACGCCTCGTGCATTTGTGATGCATCCCTGTGACTGCTTTCCTACCCCATGCCTCCACGTACCGGAGCAGGGCAGACTGCGCTAGGAATGCAGAGTCCCTGCTGGAATGCATACGCCATGGCTACAGCCCCAGGCTGCGGTCCCTCTCCTGCCAGAAGGCATCTGTCTTACACGGTGGTTGAAGAAAAGAGAGTGCTCCATACAGCCTGAGAATTAAGACATTCAATGCATCCTTGGCCTACCAGAGCCAAGAGAGGTCCTGCAAAAATTCAGAGTAGTGGATGGGAAAAAGGAAGGTCTCTGAAAATAGAAGGGAAAAGTCAAACTCTCCCCAGAAGAGCTAAGAGCCTACAGAGAGGTATTTAAATAAAGGGTGCAGGAGACTGCCAGGGGCTGCACCGCCTTACCAGATCATGGGACTGTTTCTTTTACCTGTTTCACTTCAAGGCGTACGGCCTCCAGGCTGTGGGACAGTCCTTCCTGAAGGATGTTTAGCTTTGATTTAGCGAGATGCAGCGGGGTTCTGCCAGCTCGATCCAAGGCATCAACTCTGGCCCCTGCAAGACGGATGAGCAAGGACAGAAAGTGAGGTCTGTCTTCAAGACTTGGTGTCCCTGGGGAGTATCAACAGGGGCAGGGCAGGAAAGGGACAGGCTGTAATTGTTATAGAGGAAATGTTACCTCCGCGCAGCAGTGTGGTGATGACAGGAACGTGGTTcgtgcaggcagctggggagggaaaacACAGGACACACAACTCAGAGGTACTAGCAAACAACAAAGGAGTTTCTGCTCAAGCATGGAGCTTGCCGCTTCCCAAATGGCTCTCTGCCATGAGAAAGAGGAACAGCCCAACTGTTAAGGGTAACCTCAAGCTCACGCCTAGGTACTCTCTCTGGAACAGATGGCATGCTCCTTGGGGCTGGCAGAAGGAGGGAAGTGGATTTTCTCTACCTCTGACCCTTAAACCTCCACAAGGAGTGAAGCTAATGAAATGCAAAGAGTCCCTCCTAGGTTCTTAAAGCTGAGAATGCATACTGTGATgcacaggaaagagaaaggtGAAGACGAAAGAAGCAGCAAGGCAGCGTTCACCTCACCTCTCTGTATGCAAAGCTCATCTGTGTGGCACTTACCCAAGTGTAAGGGGGTGTTTCCCAGCCCATCTCTCTGGTTCGGGTCAGCCCCGTGGTCCAGAAGTAGTTGCACTGGAAACAAGGAAACACAGCCACGTCAGTCCCATCCCTTTGTCCCACAGGGCAGGCCCACACAGGCCACAGGTCCACGCGGCAGCCATCAGGCTGCCTTAGGGATGCTTCTGTTCAGCTCATCAACTTCCTCCCAGAAACAGGGGACAGAGATTTGTGCAGCAATGCAGAAGGACCCAGCACAAACCCAGGCAGCGTCACTACCCTGGGCTCCCTGAGGGGAAGAACTGGGATTAAGAACATCCTTCTGCACCAGTACAGCCtgagagctgggagctgctgctctcccttcaGCAGGGGGACATGGCAAGCCCTGGAGACAGAGCTCCGCTGGCAAGGTTGCCACAAAACACATGGAAAACAGCAACCTCTGTCACACGCTGAACCAAAAGAAAGAGTATCCTTTGAAATCTCTGCCACAGAGAATTCGGATGACAAAACTCCCCCTCCCTACTCACCGATGTGATCGTTGCCATTGCAGGAGGCAAAGTGCAGGGCTGTCCGGCCTTTGTCGTCTGCAGCACAGGGGTCAGCTCCATCCTCCAAGAGTTGCTGCACTGACAGtgccaaggaaagaagaaagcaggTAAGCTGAAGAGGCACCTGATCAGAAAGGGGTAATGTTACCTGCTCTTCTGCGGTTAGATACACACTCTGTCAGCTGTCAAATCAACTGGACTTGAACCAGCTCCAGTGAGTATCCTGGCTCAGCAGAACCAGCCTCGGCAACATTCCCTCCACCTTCTGTTACAGCCTGCAGCAGCTTCCATGTACTGCATAAAAGATAAGCCAACAGCTGTAATGGCTAAGGCTAAGGATCTATCTAGCCAAATATTCAAGCTCCTAGGACAATCAGCAGCAAACGCCTACAGAAGAGTATAAAAAGATGGCAAGGATGTGGGGCTAATTCTCACAGCCTTTAGTCAGCTGCATCTCAGGCACTTCCCAAGCTAGAATTAGCATCCTGTGCTTACTAGCCCTCCATGGGCTTTCTCTGTAGATTTGCATGGTCATTTTCTGCATCTGTGTAAACTTTTCTCATCAACATGGATCCATGGTGAGAAGTTTCACAGTGTAACCACATGCAGTGAGAAAAGCCTCCTCTTCACACCTGTTTTGAATACGCCACTTCCTAGATTCATCTCAAACACCTAGTTTTCACCATACTAATGGTGGCTATTGATTGGGAAGCAGGGAGGCGAGTGCACCAACAACTGCTGCCAACAGCAGTGCAAACGTACCCTGAGGAGATGATGTACTGAAGCGAAGTAGTGAACAGCCCAAGTAGCCATACCATCATCTACTTGCACTTGTTCCCCCTGCTTTTCCACCCGGCTACTTCTTCAATGTCACCACTAGCACTTCTTGTAACCTGAACTACCTCCTTTTGTCAGATAAGAAGGAAAAACCTGCTCacacagaaagacagagaaactaGTATGACTCTCCAATACTGGGTATAACAAAGGCAAAGAGACCAGTAAAGGCTGAAAAGATTAGGGGCATAAAAGTAGCACCTACAGCAACACATATAAGGGCACCTGTACGGGCTATTACTCCTGTTGTTTAGAGATTATCCTGATATAGTAATTGGTGTGTAAAATAAAGCTCGTTCCGTAGCTGTTAAAAATACTGACAGATTTGCTATATTTTGAGATCTTTAATAGCACATCCTGCAACAGTCAAGACTGACCAATATTGGAGATAAGAAACTAGATAGCTCGGACCACTGAAAGTCACCATTCGTCTCAGCTTCCAGAGATCAAATTATAGCCACATTTGAATTTCTTCCTGTATACCTGCTGCTTTAAGTGTGGTACAGAAGTGAAAGGAACACCTGAAAAGATGGAAGTGGCATTAATGGGGGACGTTTGATACTCcacaagaaagacagggagacTGATAGTGAGAACCATTAATGGGGAAGGTTTTACCTAGTCCTTTCCTGAAGTAAGTAGGAAATAACATAACCTctcccacccagtgccaccacaGGAAGCAGCAAACGTTTTTACTTTTGATGAAGAATAAATTCATCATCAAACACTTCCTCAAGTTGCAGAGTACACAAAACACAGCAGGACACTAAACAGGGGAACCTCTGTATCAAATACAGGTGTAAAACTCTAAGATAGACTGAAATCAAGACTTTCATAAACCCTGATTCTTTCATTCTTACTCTTGACTTGATGAACTGAAGCCGGGCCTTTCTGTACTGATAGAGCTCAAAGATTAACTTTATCCATCAGTCCACAAAAACAGCTGTGTTGTGGAGCTGAAGGGTGAAGCACGCCAGACAACCTTCCATCCTGATATACTGGGAGTTTGTACAATTCTACAACAGAATTTTTCAACTCTGTTCAAAGAATGGCCCAATGAACAGTTAAGCCAGCACAGCTGAGGGGACAATATAGTCTAAGGAGGGACAATGATAAGGGGTAGATAATATATGCCAATATTGCTGCTGAACACTTCATATCAAACGCCACCTAATCTACAGTACAGAGAGGTAAAGGGAGTCACGAATAGGCCATAAGCCTTCTCTGAAGTCGCTGTGAGAGGCAGAGTCCAGCACTGGTCCTGGTTTGATCTACTGGGTCACATTGTCTCATCACACAGGGCATGACTTAGATAATCATAACTTTTCCACCTTACCGCAACACTACTCTCTTGCTGCTTACAATTGGGCCAAAGTTACATACCAAAAAAAGGTGCAATAGTACAGTGCTGATTTAGCTCGAGGCATCTGGAAAACTAACACTATGAACCAGATGaagtgaaaaagcaaatattataaCAGCCTCACTCTGCTCAGAGCATGAAACAAGGCTCCAGAAAAGCAGTTTCTAGATTTGCAACATTTAAAGCACTATGCCTGCAAACTATctgcaccttcctcttcctcctctcctaaAATAAATGTCCTCGACAAAACTGCCCTTCCAGAAAGAGGTCTTGAGTAGGATTGGCAGAAGTCTTACCTGTGTCCAAGTCGTTGCTATTGGCAGCTTCACGCAGCCTTTTCAGAGctatggagaaaagaaagcaatcactggaaaacacagaggaaaaaggagtGTTTCCCTACCGAAACATCCCACCTCGGCGCTCAAGTTCGGGTGCAGGGCCCAAACCATGCTGGTGCTGGCTCAGCCCAGAGAAGGGGAAGCAGGAGATCAAGATACCGGGTAAGAAGTGCTCTCTTTGCCTCCTCCTGAGGCCGGCCACGGGCCCTCCCACTCCTGACGGACACCCTTCCCTGGCAGGGGCAAAGATGCCTCCCCAAGCCGTCCACCGAGCAGATCCGACTCGGATCCGAGCAGAGGCCTCGCACAGGGAAAGCCGAAGCTGTACCGGCTCCCCAGATCGCAGCCTCTCCACCCCACCGAGGCCTGGCCGGCAGTACGGCCGCTCCCCGTGCGAGGGATGGGCCGTCCCGGGGAGGGACGCTCCCCGCGGTCCCCCTCTCCGCTCACCGTGGCTCTCCTTCCCCGTAGGCCCCAGCCGGCGATGTAGGCGGGCGGCCCTGCGCAGGCGGCGGGCCGGGATCTTGCCCGCGGGCTCCTCCCGCTGCCACACGACGTGCAGGTAGCCGAGCGGGGCGTCCGCCGCCGGCCCCAGCGCCAGCCCGGCCTCCGGTTCTGGCTCCGGCTCCGGTCCCAGCTCCGCACCGGGCGCTGCGGCGGCCCCGCCACTGCCCTCCATCCCCTCACGgtccgggccgggccgggcggggcggggggagagagggaggggagggtcGTCGCTATAGCAATGGGGCGGGCCGTATCTTCTCGACCAATCGTAGGCGCCGCGCCCCCGTGGGCGCAGCCAATGGGGAGTTCGAGGGAGCGGGGAGAAGAAAGGCGAGGAGAGAGGCGaggcgggcggcggaggcggtgcccaggcagggctgaCAGGCAGGCATGCTCTCCAATCAGAATGAAGGGCGGGCCGcaccaggcccatcacagctctGCCCGCTGAAGACAGACAGTTATTTCAACCAGTGAAAGGGCGCAGTCTCTCCTCCCCACCCGGCTCCGTCGCCGCAGCCCTTTCCGCCCTTGGTCCCACCCTGCCTCTTCCGGTCCGCACCTCGCTGGTCCCGCGTTGCCTTCCGGAGCCCtttcccggccccgccgccatggcctACCCGGGGGAGGACTACGACAATGAGGTGCGAGGTGGGGGTctcggggtggcgggggggagtcGGGGGGGCCGGGCTGTTCGGGGGTGACTGGCTGCCGCCCTCTTTCCACAGGCCGCCTACGACCCCTACGCCTACTCCAACGACTACGATATGCACACGGGTGAGTGTGGGCCTCGGCGGTGGGCCCCCGGGTGCGGAAAGGCCTGCTGGTGCCCGGCTGGGTCTTGTCGGCCCAGCCCG
Encoded here:
- the ANKRD54 gene encoding ankyrin repeat domain-containing protein 54, whose protein sequence is MEGSGGAAAAPGAELGPEPEPEPEAGLALGPAADAPLGYLHVVWQREEPAGKIPARRLRRAARLHRRLGPTGKESHALKRLREAANSNDLDTVQQLLEDGADPCAADDKGRTALHFASCNGNDHIVQLLLDHGADPNQRDGLGNTPLHLAACTNHVPVITTLLRGGARVDALDRAGRTPLHLAKSKLNILQEGLSHSLEAVRLEVKQIIQMLREYLERLGRHEQKEQLDDLCSRLQMTSTKEEVDEVTDLLASFTSLSLQMQKMEKR